The Camelina sativa cultivar DH55 chromosome 14, Cs, whole genome shotgun sequence genome includes a window with the following:
- the LOC104740481 gene encoding probable aquaporin TIP3-2, translated as MATSARRAYGFGRADEATHPDSMRATLAEFLSTFVFVFAGEGSILALDKLYWDTAAHTGTNTPGGLVLVALAHALALFAAVSAAINVSGGHVNPAVTFSALIGGRISVIRAIYYWIAQLLGAILACLLLRLATNGLRPVGFHVASGVSELHGLVMEIILTFALVYVVYSTAIDPKRGSIGIIAPLAIGLIVGANILVGGPFDGASMNPARAFGPALVGWRWSNHWIYWVGPFIGGALAALIYEYMVIPSVNEPPHHSIHQPLAPEDY; from the exons ATGGCAACATCTGCTAGAAGGGCATACGGATTCGGGAGAGCTGACGAGGCGACTCACCCGGACTCCATGAGAGCCACTTTGGCTGAGTTTCTTTCTACTTTCGTCTTCGTCTTTGCTGGAGAAGGCTCCATCCTCGCTCTAG ACAAGTTGTATTGGGACACGGCGGCTCACACGGGGACAAACACGCCGGGAGGGTTAGTTCTGGTGGCGTTAGCTCATGCGTTGGCCTTGTTCGCGGCTGTTTCGGCAGCCATCAATGTCTCCGGTGGCCACGTTAACCCCGCTGTCACTTTTTCTGCTCTAATCGGAGGCAGGATCTCGGTGATCCGAGCTATCTACTATTGGATTGCTCAGCTTCTTGGTGCTATACTCGCTTGTCTCTTGCTGAGGCTTGCCACTAATGGCTTG AGACCAGTCGGTTTCCATGTTGCATCTGGAGTTAGTGAGCTTCATGGGCTAGTGATGGAGATCATACTTACATTTGCATTGGTGTACGTCGTATACTCGACTGCAATCGATCCAAAGAGAGGGAGTATTGGGATCATAGCGCCGCTAGCCATTGGGCTCATAGTTGGTGCAAACATTTTGGTGGGAGGACCATTCGATGGGGCCTCCATGAATCCGGCAAGAGCCTTTGGTCCAGCACTAGTAGGATGGAGATGGAGTAACCATTGGATCTATTGGGTTGGACCATTCATTGGTGGTGCTCTTGCGGCACTTATCTATGAGTACATGGTAATCCCCAGCGTGAACGAACCTCCTCACCACAGTATCCACCAACCATTGGCTCCGGAAGATTACTAG
- the LOC104740478 gene encoding basic blue protein-like — MAHSSRHVSFVEATVPITIVMTVLCLFLANAVTHARRPTTYTVGGQDGWDPVIPMDSWAQGKTFYAGDILEFKYDYQRFNMVVVNRTGYETCQANDGAEEYYSGDDKIQLHYGYNYFIGTYTPEDCTTGLKLAIKAL; from the exons ATGGCTCATTCATCTAGGCACGTTTCCTTTGTTGAGGCTACGGTTCCAATAACTATTGTCATGACAGTGTTATGCTTGTTTCTAGCCAATGCCGTGACCCATGCCCGAAGACCGACCACTTACACTGTGGGAGGACAAGACGGTTGGGACCCGGTTATTCCGATGGACAGTTGGGCACAAGGCAAAACCTTTTATGCTGGTGATATCCTCG AATTCAAGTACGATTATCAGAGATTCAACATGGTTGTGGTAAACCGAACGGGTTATGAAACTTGTCAGGCGAACGATGGAGCGGAAGAGTATTACTCAGGTGACGATAAGATCCAACTTCATTACGGTTATAACTACTTCATCGGAACGTATACTCCCGAGGATTGTACCACCGGTTTAAAGCTGGCCATCAAAGCATTATAA
- the LOC104740479 gene encoding testis-expressed sequence 2 protein-like, translating into MFSFVCFVFLLSGFFLGILAVLAAEAAGFMYLLKRLNRKRDQIESKPGSDDDPTSTTNPPPRQPIDFSINKQGMVWILELDEVLKNWMMKEKLPKEHKKKRDFLEIHPLRKFARIKDHKLILSDHDGTLTIVSLKGCSIEAVSGSDLPTRKWAKRYPIKVESKISPDLYKGNQVFYIYLETSWEKESWCKALRLAACENQERFIWYSTKLKQDFRNYVTSLNVAYPSFMKPSLGFSFESLDRGNRTDGSSSKVRLFFRKFSRKRSHREDRKTYSQRGSSSGKSLSGKRMGDYITDETDVPIFSRSVSHSSHVSGVSDGDSEDKVDMDEGTLAWNLLISRLFFDLKRKTGVKNSVQARIQRVLSNMRTPSYIGALICSDVDTGNLPPHIHATRVLPMEMSGVWAFELDIEYSGEAVIDVETRVDIREVDLQKGITDTRLQTSYAGEVPSNFAVGVEDFEKQLAIPVKSVDAGGVKNGGASKADESKGSKGTKAGPNGVSRWKSILKTIAEQVSQVPISLSIRVSSLRGTLRVHMKPPPSDQLWFGFTSMPDIEFDLASSVGEHKITNSHVAMFLINRFKTAIREAVVLPNCESLTIPWMIAEKDDWVQRKTAPFMWLNQENDHNSSQATETRCKSDKPPTSSSCVQSEQMQRTASATQKPLISEAGAISSSSCAQSELVQKAATAFQKPNTEEAEAIMSTPSSNSSTVTLECDKTLEELRTPLLLSSSSEKQEMNSRGSTRESSAVQSPSRTIFSSEDDDSRGKKVGRRARMLDLGKKMGEKLEEKRRHMEEKSRQIVEKMRGPS; encoded by the exons TCTCTGGCTTTTTCCTGGGAATTCTCGCCGTCTTAGCCGCCGAAGCTGCTGGCTTTATGTATCTTCTGAAGCGATTGAATCGTAAGAGAGATCAGATTGAGTCAAAACCCGGTTCTGATGATGATCCTACATCTACCACCAATCCTCCTCCTCGCCAACCCATCGATTTCTCTATCAACAAACAG GGAATGGTATGGATTTTGGAGTTGGATGAGGTTCTAAAGAACTGGATGATGAAGGAAAAGTTACCTAAagagcacaagaagaagagagacttcTTGGAGATTCATCCGCTTCGTAAATTCGCTCGGATCAAAGATCACAAGCTCATCTTGTCGGATCATGATGGCACTCTCACCATTGTTTCTTTAAAAGGTTGCTCTATTGAAGCTGTTTCTGGCTCTGATCTCCCTACTAGGaaatg ggcCAAAAGATATCCTATAAAAGTTGAAAGCAAGATTTCTCCAGACTTGTATAAGGGAAACCAAGTCTTTTACATCTATCTCGAGACTTCTTGGGAAAAGGAGTCATGGTGTAAAGCCCTTCGTCTTGCTGCTTGCGAAAATCAAGAAAGGTTTATTTGGTACTCcaccaaactgaaacaagatTTCCGTAACTATGTGACGTCTCTTAATGTTGCATATCCTTCTTTTATGAAACCATCGCTTGGGTTTAGTTTTGAGTCACTTGACAGAGGGAATAGAACGGATGGTTCTTCCTCAAAGGTTCGCCTGTTCTTCAGGAAATTTTCTAGAAAGCGATCACATCGTGAAGACAGGAAAACCTATTCACAACGTGGAAGCAGCTCAGGGAAGAGTCTTTCAGGAAAAAGGATGGGAGATTACATCACAGATGAAACTGATGTGCCTATTTTTTCACGTTCTGTGAGCCATAGCAGTCATGTTTCTGGGGTTTCAGATGGAGACTCTGAGGACAAGGTTGACATGGATGAAGGAACATTAGCCTGGAATTTGCTAATTTCTAGGCTATTTTTCGATCTCAAACGGAAAACAGGAGTGAAAAATTCAGTGCAAGCACGAATCCAG CGGGTGTTATCCAACATGAGGACTCCAAGCTACATAGGTGCACTAATCTGTTCCGATGTTGACACTGGAAATCTCCCAcctcatatacatgccacacgAGTTCTTCCAATGGAGATGAGTGGTGTGTGGGCATTCGAACTGGATATCGAATACTCTGGTGAAGCCGTGATTGACGTTGAAACACGTGTTGACATCCGCGAGGTGGATCTGCAAAAAGGAATAACCGACACAAGATTGCAGACAAGTTATGCAGGCGAAGTCCCATCAAACTTCGCTGTAGGTGTTGAAGATTTTGAAAAGCAATTAGCCATCCCTGTTAAAAGTGTTGACGCTGGAGGAGTGAAAAATGGTGGAGCCAGTAAAGCAG ATGAATCCAAAGGCTCAAAAGGTACGAAGGCAGGTCCAAATGGTGTATCCAGATGGAAGTCTATTCTTAAGACAATTGCTGAACAAGTTTCCCAG GTGCCTATATCTTTGTCAATACGGGTGTCTTCTCTTCGAGGGACACTGCGGGTACACATGAAGCCGCCTCCTTCTGATCAATTATGGTTTGGATTCACGAGCATGCCGGATATAGAATTCGATCTCGCATCTTCTGTTGGGGAACACAAAATCACCAACAGCCATGTTGCAATGTTCTTGATCAACCGGTTTAAG ACGGCAATACGAGAAGCGGTGGTTCTTCCCAACTGTGAAAGCCTGACAATTCCTTGGATGATTGCTGAAAAAGATGATTGGGTTCAACGAAAAACCGCTCCATTCATGTGGCTGAATCAAGAAAACGATCACAATAGCTCCCAAGCAACAGAAACGAGATGTAAATCTGACAAGCCACCGACTTCTTCCTCCTGTGTTCAGTCTGAGCAAATGCAGAGAACTGCAAGCGCCACCCAGAAGCCATTGATTTCTGAAGCAGGAGCTATATCATCTTCCTCCTGTGCTCAGTCTGAGCTAGTGCAGAAAGCGGCCACTGCTTTCCAGAAACCGAATACTGAAGAAGCAGAGGCTATTATGTCTACACCATCGTCAAATTCCTCAACCGTAACACTAGAGTGTGATAAGACCTTGGAAGAACTGAGAACTCCACTACTGCTATCCAGCAGCAGTGAAAAACAGGAGATGAATTCAAGAGGGAGCACCAGAGAGTCTTCTGCTGTTCAATCACCATCTAGGACTATATTTTCAAGCGAAGATGATGATTCAAGGGGAAAGAAAGTGGGAAGACGAGCAAGGATGTTGGATCTTGGGAAGAAAATGGGGGAGAAGTTGGAAGAGAAAAGGCGGCACATGGAGGAAAAGAGTAGACAGATTGTTGAAAAGATGAGAGGACCTTCTTAA